In Zunongwangia sp. HGR-M22, the sequence AAATACAGTACTACCCGCTTCAACGCTATCATATAATTAGCCTTTGCTTACCAGATTCAAAGCGTAAACTTATTTACATCCAACAAACTCCATCAGCAATACTTCAAACAAAAAAAAGCTCTCTATATTCATAAAGAGGTCTTGTAATTATCTGTTTGAAGAAGTGACCAGCTCGCTGGTAATTTTACTATTGTTAAAAAATCATATCTCCATTTAATTTTCTAAACTTCGGGCTCAAGCAAACGAGTAGGGCTCCCAATCTTAACTTTTTGCTGTATCAGAGTAATTATATTAATTATAACTGGCAGCATGCTTATGATAACGAAAATGCCCAAAGTCTGTTCTTTGAACTTTCTGCGAAAAGAATAGCTAATTTTAGCGGTGAGATTACTCAAATTCAGAATTACACTTATTTTGGAAGGAATGGGGAAGGGGCAATCAAACCTTTTCAATCAGGAAGCGATGTGCGTTATGTGAAGCTCAAAGCCCAACGGGAGTTTAGGTTTGGGAAATTTGCTCTGGATAATACCATTTTGTATCAAAAGGTCTCCGATGGTGGCGATGTATTTAATGTCCCCGAGCTGCTTACTCGAAATTCGCTTTATTATAAGGATTTTTGGTTCGATAAAGCGCTGTATTTACAGACCGGCTTTACATTTAATTATTTTTCTTCTTACCAAATGGATGGGTATGATCCTGTTTTAGCGGAATTCTATGTGCAAAACGAATCGAATTACGGAGCTTATCCATTAGTAGATTTCTTTTTCAACGGTAAAGTGGACCAGGCCAGAATATTTTTCAAGCTCGAGAATCTAAATTTTGCGCTTAATGGCAATAATAATTTTTCTGCCCCGCGATATCCGCACAATGATTTTATGATCCGCTTTGGTATTGTTTGGAACTTTTTTCTTTAATTTCTTCGGAAGAAGGGCTGCGTTTTTCGCATAAAATCTGTTATTTCTAAATTGTTAATCTAATGTTAAGTGGTTTTACGTCTGAAATGACTGAAAAAGGACTTGAATTGATACGATTTCATCAAAAATAGGAAGAATTTTAGAAAGCCTTGTGTAATCAAAAAAGGGTATTATATTTGCACCCGCTTAGCGCCGGAGTGGTTGGTTGCGAGGGCGGATGTTCATTGAGAGGATACTGAAAAAGGAGCTTAAAAAAAACTTAAAAAAAGTTTTGGTGTTTAAAGAAAAAGGGTTGTATATTTGCAGCCGCTTTAACGGCGAGGTTCTTTGGAGGTAGCGTTTAAAAATACAGAAAAATAATTTTTATTTTTTCTTGTGAGTTTAAAA encodes:
- a CDS encoding putative porin encodes the protein MLYQSNYINYNWQHAYDNENAQSLFFELSAKRIANFSGEITQIQNYTYFGRNGEGAIKPFQSGSDVRYVKLKAQREFRFGKFALDNTILYQKVSDGGDVFNVPELLTRNSLYYKDFWFDKALYLQTGFTFNYFSSYQMDGYDPVLAEFYVQNESNYGAYPLVDFFFNGKVDQARIFFKLENLNFALNGNNNFSAPRYPHNDFMIRFGIVWNFFL